The DNA sequence tagctggtttaagctggtcctcccagcctggcaaagctggtcaagctggtggttCAGCTTTCAGCCTTACCagataagtccagctagaccagcttaaaaggtgaccaaaacagagctagaccagcttgctacaccatcAATACCatctaaaaccaagctgggagaccagcacaaaaccagctcaccagcttatgctggtcatagctggatttttcagtagggctgtctgggaaaccacccctaaatgtaaatgtctaaactttttatacttacctgggTCCTTGTAGGTTTAGGGGTTGGGTTAGGGGATAAATATACAGTTAGTACATTATAAAAACTATCATGTATAGGGGGAATAAACCACATATACAAGTGTTTTTGTGCGTTTGTGCATGAttgtctgcgtgtgtgtgtgtaaggtgATGGTTTTCTTACTTGACAGATTAACTGCACATGCTATAATAATGAGAGCTCCTCCGACCAGTGAGACTACAGACAGCATCTTTGCTACTCGACCCAGACGTCTGGCTCCATCAATGTTGCCCTGCTCCAGACTGTTACGGGACTACATAAAGGAACATGACAGTGAGCTCGGAGGAGTCaaaatcattttacattttcaaagaATCTAACCAactttatgtaaacacaaatgtTTCTGTAGTAATTGAAGTGTTAATGAATTTATTCTTCTCTAATGTTTATCATTGCAAATGCAAAAGCTAATTTAGCCCCAAAACACTTTGATCAAATATCAAAGTCAATAACAAACCTCAATACTGTCTGTGTGATGAAATCAAAATCAATTATGATAATTtctttttcagtcttcaacaTACCATTATAGAGTAAACAAATCCCACAATGTTGATGGGCCAGGCGGGACAGAAGCAGGCGATGACAGCGAGGATGAGATAGTCTTTGGGTTTGGAACGGTCCATCGGTGGATTGGTGGCGATGCTGGAGTGACGTGAGATGGAAGGTCTCGGTGAAAAGGCCGTATAAGCGATGGAGCTGGACCTGCTGCCCGCCCGCGTACGCCCCAAAGGAGGATGATGTGCATGAGGCAGAGAATGATGACGACGAGGAGGAGAGGACAGGATGGGTTTACAAACAGGACCATCAACAAGACCAGAATAAATCCCATGACCTGacaaaagaaacaaaagttGTGTTCAAGTTGTGTGTCTGTTTCTCACACAAAGCAGTCATAAGGCCTTAAAAACCTATGAACTATTACTGACTCCTTTCATGCTATATTTGAGAGTATAATTTACCAGCTATGTCTCTTATAAACATCTTCTGTGTTTCACGACATTCAGGGTTGTGTGcctgagtaaatcatgacacgATTTTGCCTTTTGTAAGCAAAACCTAATAGAACACTAAcatgattctgattggtcagtagCTGTGGTGTGGTTTACTTATGACTGCTATACTCAATCATTCTGTTTTTGTATTACTGCACAGCACCCTTAGCAATGTAAACATATGCAAGACATTCTGTTACTGTTTACAGTCGCTCTCAGAGAATATTTTATCCAGCCGAAGAAAGACTTATCAAAATCATGTCACTTTATCAAAGTTGCATTGACACacttttttttgctttagtATTTTGTTCATATTCTGTGATAACTGATGTATAAAAGCAAAAAAGTACGCTGCATTGTGACTGAAGGGGTCAAAGCACTTTCGCTGTGATTTATTTACCATACACCACAACCTCTTGTACATTATTGCTTACTTAATG is a window from the Misgurnus anguillicaudatus chromosome 4, ASM2758022v2, whole genome shotgun sequence genome containing:
- the prrt2 gene encoding uncharacterized protein prrt2: METNYHQASLGSLVCDENGEAMSSQTPGPVIFQPGSPGQDSFPCLRPLSLPQRTNVEAHCSGDVTVMVKEKIENGHGIYSGLVDGPVCKPILSSPPRRHHSLPHAHHPPLGRTRAGSRSSSIAYTAFSPRPSISRHSSIATNPPMDRSKPKDYLILAVIACFCPAWPINIVGFVYSIMSRNSLEQGNIDGARRLGRVAKMLSVVSLVGGALIIIACAVNLSINVKS